In Nitrospiraceae bacterium, the following are encoded in one genomic region:
- a CDS encoding polymer-forming cytoskeletal protein — protein sequence MWGETKKPAVAEDDKFTFLGKGTSFKGIVTFDGTVRIDGRVEGEVHTTGAVVVGESAIIKGIIAAGSVVVSGRVKGTVTAREKVEIQKTGVLIGDIQSPAIAIEDGAHFHGMSNMGAEKWAEDDAAGTKPAQDPGVHDLVAHRGKVKTQDS from the coding sequence CGATAAGTTTACGTTTCTCGGAAAGGGAACCAGCTTCAAGGGGATCGTCACGTTCGACGGCACCGTACGAATCGATGGACGTGTCGAGGGGGAAGTTCATACGACCGGAGCGGTAGTTGTTGGAGAGAGCGCAATCATCAAGGGAATCATCGCCGCCGGGTCTGTAGTCGTGAGCGGCCGGGTCAAGGGAACTGTGACCGCCCGCGAGAAAGTGGAAATTCAAAAGACCGGCGTCTTGATCGGTGATATCCAGAGCCCGGCGATTGCGATCGAAGACGGTGCCCATTTCCACGGCATGAGCAACATGGGTGCGGAAAAGTGGGCGGAAGACGACGCCGCTGGGACCAAGCCGGCGCAAGACCCTGGCGTCCATGACTTGGTGGCTCATCGCGGGAAGGTCAAGACTCAGGATTCCTAA